Proteins encoded in a region of the Triticum dicoccoides isolate Atlit2015 ecotype Zavitan chromosome 3A, WEW_v2.0, whole genome shotgun sequence genome:
- the LOC119269791 gene encoding receptor protein-tyrosine kinase CEPR2-like, giving the protein MSTSPLQIYFLCILLFANVGISTSLRLEKDALLDIKIHLQDPQNYMSNWDESHSPCQFHGVTCHEISGEVTGVSLSNASLSGTISPSFSVLHQLHTLDLSANSISGIIPAALTNCTNLQVLNLSMNSLTGQLPDLSSLLKLQVLDLSTNGFSGAFPVWISKLSGLTELGLGENSFNEGGVPESIGLLKNLTWLFLAQCNLRGEIPASVFDLESLGTLDFSRNQMTGVFPKAISNLRNLWKIELYQNNLTGEIPPELVHLTLLSEFDVSHNQLTGVLPKEIARLKNLKIFHVYRNNFYGELPEGLGNWEFLESFSTYENQFSGNFPANLGRFSPLNTIDISENYFTGEFPKFLCQSDKLQFLLALSNNFSGEFPTSYSSCKTLERFRVSQNQFSGSIPHGIWGLPNAVIIDVADNGFIGGISSDIGNSATLTQLLVQNNNFSSELPMELGNLPQLKKLVASNNRFSGQIPAHIGNLKQLSYLHLEQNALEGSIPPEIGLCDSLVDLDLAENSLSGQIPDTVGSLLILDSLNLSHNMISGEIPDALQSLRPTYVDFSHNNLSGPIPPQLLMIAGDDAFSENSDLCVTATSEGWRQSGTSLRPCQWIDNHHSFSRRRLFAVLIMVTSLVVLLSGLACLRYENNRLEDFNRKQDTESGDDSDSKWIVESFHVRGVNPSAALPVPMVT; this is encoded by the coding sequence ATGTCAACCTCGCCTCTTCAGATATATTTCTTGTGCATTCTACTATTTGCCAATGTTGGGATATCCACATCTTTACGTCTGGAAAAAGACGCACTCCTCGACATCAAAATTCATTTGCAGGATCCACAGAATTACATGAGCAACTGGGATGAATCTCACTCGCCGTGCCAATTTCATGGTGTAACGTGCCATGAAATTTCTGGTGAGGTCACAGGAGTGTCACTCTCAAATGCCTCGCTGTCAGGCACAATATCACCATCATTTTCTGTTCTCCACCAGTTGCATACTTTGGACCTCAGTGCAAATTCCATCTCAGGCATTATCCCTGCTGCACTGACCAACTGCACAAATTTGCAAGTTCTTAATTTGTCAATGAACAGCTTGACAGGCCAATTGCCTGATCTTTCATCATTGCTCAAATTGCAAGTTCTTGATTTATCAACAAATGGGTTTTCTGGTGCATTTCCTGTGTGGATCAGCAAATTATCAGGCCTAACTGAATTGGGCCTAGGAGAGAACAGTTTCAATGAAGGTGGTGTTCCTGAAAGCATTGGACTCCTGAAGAATCTGACATGGCTATTCTTGGCGCAATGCAACCTTAGAGGAGAGATACCAGCTTCAGTCTTTGACTTGGAGTCACTTGGGACTCTGGACTTCTCGCGCAATCAGATGACCGGTGTGTTCCCGAAGGCGATATCCAACTTGCGCAACCTGTGGAAGATTGAGCTCTACCAGAACAACCTGACTGGTGAAATTCCTCCTGAGCTTGTACACCTGACATTGTTATCTGAATTTGATGTGTCTCATAATCAACTTACTGGTGTACTGCCCAAGGAAATTGCTAGACTGAAGAATCTTAAGATCTTCCACGTCTACAGGAACAACTTCTATGGTGAGCTTCCTGAAGGACTGGGGAACTGGGAGTTTCTTGAGTCATTTTCAACTTATGAAAATCAATTCTCAGGAAACTTTCCTGCCAACCTTGGCAGATTCTCACCACTCAATACAATTGACATATCAGAGAATTATTTTACCGGTGAATTTCCGAAGTTCCTGTGCCAAAGCGACAAACTGCAGTTCTTACTGGCTTTGAGCAACAACTTCTCAGGTGAATTCCCCACCTCCTACTCTTCTTGCAAGACTCTAGAGAGGTTTAGAGTAAGCCAAAATCAGTTCAGTGGGAGCATTCCTCATGGCATATGGGGATTGCCTAATGCTGTCATCATTGATGTTGCTGACAATGGATTTATTGGAGGAATATCTTCTGATATAGGCAATTCAGCCACCCTAACCCAGCTGCTTGTTCAGAACAACAACTTCTCTAGTGAACTTCCAATGGAGCTGGGAAATCTCCCTCAGCTGAAGAAGCTGGTTGCTTCCAACAACAGATTCTCTGGCCAAATCCCTGCACACATTGGTAACCTGAAGCAATTGTCATACCTGCATTTGGAACAGAATGCATTAGAAGGGTCAATACCACCAGAAATTGGTTTGTGCGACAGCCTAGTTGACCTTGATCTTGCAGAGAATTCTTTGTCTGGCCAAATCCCTGACACAGTTGGCTCCCTTTTGATTCTGGATTCACTCAATCTATCCCATAACATGATCTCTGGTGAAATCCCTGATGCATTGCAGTCACTGAGGCCAACCTATGTTGATTTCTCTCACAACAATTTGTCTGGACCAATCCCCCCACAGCTCCTCATGATTGCCGGAGATGATGCATTCTCTGAAAACTCTGACCTATGTGTCACTGCCACTTCAGAAGGCTGGAGGCAATCAGGCACCAGTTTACGCCCTTGCCAGTggattgacaaccatcatagctttTCACGGAGGCGGCTTTTTGCTGTGCTGATCATGGTGACCTCTTTGGTTGTTCTCTTATCTGGACTGGCATGTCTGAGATATGAAAATAACAGGCTTGAGGATTTCAACAGAAAGCAAGACACTGAGAGTGGTGATGACAGTGACTCAAAGTGGATTGTCGAGTCCTTCCATGTGCGAGGGGTCAATCCATCAGCTGCTTTGCCGGTACCCATGGTTACATAG
- the LOC119269792 gene encoding amino acid permease 6-like, giving the protein MDKHAAADAAAAAAAAEDVETGEHERKGTVWTATAHIVTAVIGSGVLALAWSVAQLGWVAGPLALVGFACVTYYTSTLLANAYRAPDPVTGARNHTYTDAVRSYLSPREVFMCGIAQYGNLWGTMVGYTITATISMVAIRRSDCVHENGQGARCDAPGTVLMLAFTVVQVVLSQFPGLEHITWLSVVAAVMSFAYSFIGLALSVTEWASHGLRPDGRIAGATAASSSKKTWDVLLALGNIAFAYTFAEVLIEIQDTLKSPPSEHKTMKKAAMYGIGATTIFYISVGCAGYAAFGSDAPGNILTAPGLGPFWLVDIANMCLILHLIGAYQVYAQPIFATAERWIVSRWPDTKFISSAYTVSIPLMQRGSVTVAPYKLVLRTVIVIATTVVAMMIPFFNAVLGLLGAFSFWPLTVYFPISMHIAQGKITKGTKWYLLQGLSMVCLMISVAVGIGSVSDIVDSLKVSTPFKTVS; this is encoded by the exons ATGGACAAgcacgccgccgccgacgccgccgccgccgccgcagcagcagAGGACGTCGAGACGGGCGAGCACGAGCGCAAAG GGACGGTATGGACGGCGACGGCGCACATTGTGACGGCGGTGATCGGCTCCGGCGTGCTGGCGCTGGCGTGGAGCGTGGCGCAGCTGGGGTGGGTGGCCGGGCCGCTCGCGCTGGTGGGCTTCGCGTGCGTCACCTACTACACCTCCACGCTGCTCGCCAACGCCTACCGCGCGCCCGACCCCGTCACCGGCGCCCGGAACCACACCTACACCGACGCCGTCCGATCCTACCTCA GTCCCAGAGAGGTGTTCATGTGCGGGATCGCCCAGTACGGCAACCTGTGGGGCACCATGGTCGGCTACACCATCACCGCCACCATCAGCATGGT TGCGATCAGGAGGTCGGACTGCGTGCACGAGAACGGCCAGGGCGCGCGCTGCGACGCGCCGGGCACCGTGCTCATGCTCGCCTTCACCGTGGTCCAGGTGGTGCTGTCCCAGTTCCCCGGCCTGGAGCACATCACGTGGCTGTCGGTCGTCGCGGCGGTCATGTCGTTCGCCTACTCCTTCATCGGGCTCGCGCTCTCGGTGACGGAGTGGGCGTCGCACGGCCTCCGGCCCGACGGGAGGATCGCAGGCGCCACCGCGGCGTCGTCCAGCAAGAAGACGTGGGACGTGCTCCTTGCCCTTGGGAACATTGCCTTTGCCTACACTTTCGCAGAAGTGCTCATTGAGATCCAG GATACACTGAAGTCCCCACCATCTGAGCACAAGACCATGAAGAAGGCAGCAATGTATGGAATCGGAGCCACCACCATATTCTACATCTCCGTTGGCTGCGCCGGATATGCCGCATTTGGTTCAGATGCTCCCGGCAACATCCTTACGGCCCCCGGATTAGGGCCATTCTGGCTCGTCGACATCGCCAACATGTGCCTCATCCTCCACCTTATTGGGGCATATCAG GTCTATGCACAGCCCATATTCGCTACAGCAGAGAGGTGGATTGTCTCCAGGTGGCCAGACACCAAGTTCATCAGCAGCGCATACACCGTCAGCATCCCGCTCATGCAGCGAGGCTCGGTGACCGTCGCGCCCTACAAGCTCGTCCTACGGACGGTCATAGTTATTGCAACAACTGTGGTGGCAATGATGATACCGTTCTTCAACGCGGTGCTAGGGCTCCTCGGCGCGTTCAGCTTCTGGCCGCTAACCGTGTACTTCCCCATAAGCATGCACATTGCCCAGGGGAAGATCACCAAGGGGACCAAGTGGTATCTCCTGCAAGGTTTGAGCATGGTCTGCCTGATGATCTCAGTGGCAGTGGGGATAGGCTCTGTGAGCGACATCGTGGATAGCCTGAAGGTCTCCACCCCTTTCAAAACTGTCAGCTAG